One genomic segment of Octopus sinensis unplaced genomic scaffold, ASM634580v1 Contig02042, whole genome shotgun sequence includes these proteins:
- the LOC115227142 gene encoding tigger transposable element-derived protein 4-like: protein MDDNSILLKAKKVADLHGITDFKASNGWLSKLKKRNNIKLRTFHGESYMTNVNFEEEINSFISVIFTKLQEYEPANIYNADETGIFYKNIPSKSVCQKNRPGQQMLKDRFIVFLIF, encoded by the coding sequence ATGGACGATAATTCTATTCTTTTGAAAGCAAAAAAAGTTGCCGATCTACATGGAATTACTGATTTCAAGGCTAGCAATGGCTGGCTCTCTAAATTAAAGAAACGGAACAATATTAAGTTAAGAACTTTTCACGGAGAGTCTTATATGACTAACGTAAACtttgaagaagaaataaattcttttatttcagtaattttcaCAAAATTGCAAGAATATGAACCTGCAAATATTTATAACGCCGACGAAACAGGaatattctacaaaaatattCCTTCAAAAAGTGTTTGTCAGAAAAATCGCCCAGGGCAACAAATGCTAAAAGACCGGtttattgtatttcttatattttag